In one window of Agrobacterium larrymoorei DNA:
- the addB gene encoding double-strand break repair protein AddB — MRSEPSLPPYSSKKVEPLAHAKRILTIAPGTPFLKVLARSLCDGSLAQGYAYDPADPLSLAKVTIYVPTRRSARVLRSEFVDILGGRSAILPVIRPLGETDDDSGYFDIETPATIDLAPPISNTARLVELARLILAWRNSLPDAIRAVHSDSPLVAPASPADAIWLARALAEVIDAMDTEDKDWEALAELDTADHAQWWQLTADFLKIASVFWPARLAELNKSSAGRHRNAILRAEAERLARIGSTDPIIVAGSTGSIPAAADLIAAVASLPQGTIVLPGLDLDMPDEQWEAINEAPDDASSRTHSQYGLFVLLQKLGVLRDDVERIGSLDSDLQNRAEIFSTALAPAKATAEWNAWRAEKSEEFFDNAFSSAAMIEAANEREEATSIAIALRLALEEPGQNGPSQAALITPDRGLGRRVATELARFGIEADDSAGTPLSATPQAGLLQLALEAILRPGDPVAIISLLKHPLSRFGLNLEDMTQAAAAMELLGLRGGREETMLGNLGSLLAHQLTLHADDRHPPKWRTALSEDAALAAADLAARIKVAIEPLESAFIHRDPIKGRLTSRLTLADWAERTGRVIEAIAVDEAGDLANLWSGEAGEKLSGLLAELMECGQVLEADGPQWIDIVAAFVAGESIKPRAMRHPRVFIFGALEARLQSVDTVIIGGLNEGIWPGQTANNPFLSRNMKTAIGLEPPERRVGQLAHDFEMANGTRHIFYSRSLRQGSTPAVASRWLQRLLALGGENFAETLKARGESYRHWANMLDDGDIQDAAKRPAPTPPAELQPKSYSFSEVSRLRRDPYSIYARRILKLDPLDEFNRDPGAADRGTLYHRIMEQYSREEHVPGTPAAEKAMMRVLNACFDAENLPSHIDVVWRPRFVAVARAFLNWEKDRRQIVRRSHIEVRAGQEIPEAGVRLTGVADRIDIKTSGKADIIDYKTGLSPSVKQARSLLDPQLALEAAALMRGAFRDTGSPTPEDLIYVRLRPGERFGSDTVNNENAKATAKTVPKSAVELATDSIDQLSKFIISLRERKNGFVSRLIPEEQQSYGGEYDHLARVSEWSTAEPGDGDAE, encoded by the coding sequence ATGCGGAGCGAACCATCGCTTCCACCCTATAGCAGCAAGAAAGTCGAGCCATTGGCGCATGCTAAACGCATCCTGACCATCGCGCCGGGAACCCCGTTTCTTAAAGTCCTGGCAAGGAGCCTCTGCGATGGTTCTCTGGCGCAGGGTTATGCCTATGATCCTGCCGATCCGCTGTCGCTTGCCAAGGTCACGATCTATGTGCCGACGCGGCGTTCCGCGCGCGTGTTGCGCTCGGAATTCGTCGATATTCTCGGCGGTCGCTCCGCCATTCTGCCGGTCATCCGTCCGCTCGGCGAAACGGATGATGATAGCGGCTATTTCGATATCGAGACGCCTGCAACGATCGATCTCGCCCCGCCGATTTCCAATACGGCCCGACTGGTGGAATTGGCCCGGCTGATCCTTGCATGGCGAAACAGCCTGCCCGATGCGATCCGTGCCGTACACTCCGATTCCCCGCTCGTCGCTCCGGCCAGCCCTGCGGATGCCATTTGGCTTGCTCGTGCACTGGCCGAAGTCATCGACGCGATGGACACCGAGGACAAGGATTGGGAGGCTCTCGCCGAACTGGATACTGCCGACCATGCGCAATGGTGGCAGCTGACGGCGGATTTTCTCAAGATCGCCAGCGTCTTCTGGCCAGCCCGCCTTGCCGAACTCAACAAATCATCCGCCGGGCGGCACCGCAATGCAATCCTGCGCGCCGAGGCTGAGCGTCTGGCGCGGATCGGCTCGACTGACCCGATCATCGTTGCTGGTTCTACCGGCTCCATTCCTGCCGCTGCCGATCTCATCGCCGCCGTCGCCTCGCTCCCGCAGGGTACCATCGTTCTGCCGGGCCTCGATCTCGACATGCCGGACGAGCAGTGGGAGGCGATCAACGAAGCGCCGGATGACGCATCCAGCCGCACGCATTCGCAATACGGCCTTTTCGTCCTGTTGCAGAAACTCGGTGTGCTGCGCGATGATGTCGAGCGGATCGGTTCGCTGGATTCTGATCTTCAAAACCGCGCTGAAATCTTCTCGACGGCGCTTGCACCTGCCAAAGCCACGGCGGAGTGGAATGCATGGCGCGCGGAAAAATCCGAGGAATTTTTCGACAACGCCTTTTCTTCCGCCGCCATGATCGAGGCTGCCAATGAGCGGGAGGAGGCAACTTCCATTGCGATTGCCCTTCGCCTGGCCCTTGAAGAACCCGGCCAGAACGGCCCTTCGCAGGCGGCACTGATTACGCCGGATCGTGGTCTTGGACGACGTGTCGCGACCGAGCTTGCGCGCTTCGGCATCGAGGCGGATGACTCTGCCGGTACGCCGCTTTCCGCAACGCCACAGGCGGGGCTGTTGCAGCTTGCGCTCGAAGCGATCCTGCGGCCCGGCGATCCCGTCGCCATCATATCCCTGCTGAAGCATCCGCTCAGCCGCTTCGGTCTTAATCTGGAGGACATGACACAGGCAGCGGCGGCTATGGAGCTTCTCGGCTTGAGGGGCGGACGCGAGGAAACCATGCTTGGCAATCTCGGTAGCCTTCTCGCGCATCAACTGACATTGCACGCGGATGACAGACATCCACCGAAATGGCGTACCGCGCTTTCCGAAGACGCGGCCCTTGCTGCCGCTGATCTCGCCGCGCGTATCAAGGTTGCCATCGAACCGCTGGAATCGGCCTTCATCCACCGCGATCCGATCAAAGGACGCCTCACCTCCCGCCTGACGCTGGCGGATTGGGCGGAGCGTACAGGCCGCGTCATCGAAGCTATTGCTGTGGATGAGGCGGGCGATCTTGCCAACCTCTGGTCGGGCGAAGCGGGAGAGAAGCTCTCCGGGCTTCTGGCGGAATTGATGGAATGCGGGCAGGTTCTGGAGGCGGACGGTCCGCAATGGATCGACATCGTCGCGGCATTCGTGGCCGGTGAATCGATCAAGCCACGCGCCATGCGCCACCCGCGCGTCTTCATCTTCGGCGCGCTGGAAGCCCGCTTGCAGAGCGTTGATACCGTTATCATCGGCGGCCTGAACGAAGGCATCTGGCCGGGGCAGACCGCCAACAACCCATTCCTGTCCCGCAATATGAAGACGGCCATTGGTCTCGAACCGCCGGAACGGCGGGTCGGGCAGCTTGCGCATGATTTCGAAATGGCGAACGGCACGCGGCATATTTTTTACAGCCGTTCGCTGCGGCAGGGCTCGACGCCTGCCGTCGCGTCCCGCTGGCTGCAACGGCTTCTGGCACTTGGTGGTGAAAATTTTGCCGAGACGCTGAAGGCTCGGGGTGAATCTTATCGGCATTGGGCAAATATGCTGGACGATGGCGACATTCAGGATGCCGCCAAGCGCCCTGCCCCGACACCGCCTGCGGAGCTTCAGCCGAAGAGCTATTCTTTCAGCGAAGTCAGCCGCCTGCGCCGGGATCCCTATTCGATCTATGCACGGCGCATCCTGAAGCTCGATCCGCTGGATGAATTCAACCGCGATCCGGGTGCGGCCGACCGCGGTACGCTTTATCACCGCATCATGGAGCAATATTCGCGCGAGGAGCATGTGCCCGGCACGCCTGCAGCGGAAAAGGCCATGATGCGGGTACTGAATGCCTGTTTCGACGCGGAAAACCTGCCTTCTCACATCGATGTTGTCTGGCGACCGCGTTTCGTTGCCGTGGCCCGTGCCTTCCTGAACTGGGAAAAGGACCGTCGACAGATCGTTCGCCGTAGCCATATCGAAGTGCGGGCAGGTCAGGAGATACCGGAAGCGGGCGTACGGCTCACCGGTGTTGCCGATCGGATCGATATCAAAACCTCAGGCAAGGCGGATATCATCGATTACAAAACCGGCCTTTCCCCCTCTGTCAAACAGGCGCGCTCGCTGCTCGATCCACAGTTGGCTCTTGAGGCCGCAGCGCTGATGCGCGGCGCGTTTCGTGATACGGGATCGCCAACGCCCGAAGATTTGATCTATGTGCGATTACGGCCCGGCGAACGCTTCGGGTCTGATACCGTCAATAACGAGAATGCCAAAGCCACCGCAAAAACGGTACCGAAGAGCGCTGTGGAACTCGCGACCGACTCCATCGACCAGCTGAGCAAGTTCATCATTTCCTTGCGCGAGAGAAAGAACGGCTTCGTCTCCCGCCTGATACCCGAGGAACAGCAGAGCTATGGTGGAGAATATGACCACCTCGCCCGGGTTTCCGAATGGTCCACGGCAGAACCGGGAGATGGCGATGCGGAATGA
- a CDS encoding nucleotidyltransferase family protein encodes MTIRQAMVLAAGLGTRMRPITDTIPKPLVKIAGKPMIDYVLDLLVAASVETVSINVHHHADQMVSHLSQRNDIEVLISDERAELMNSGGGLAKGLKLLPPGPVLVMNADLFWVGEEVGQLSNLEKLSRFFEPTRMDMAMLCVDMDRTTGHNGKKDFNLAEDGLLTRYQEGEPHSVVYAGAIAMDSRLLDDAPTDAFNLNIYFDRAIAKNRLFGVSLDGQWITVGTPDAIEDAERTIASTL; translated from the coding sequence ATGACGATCAGACAAGCGATGGTTCTGGCAGCGGGTCTCGGCACAAGAATGCGTCCGATCACCGACACGATCCCTAAGCCGCTGGTAAAGATCGCCGGCAAGCCGATGATCGACTACGTGCTCGATCTTCTGGTGGCTGCAAGCGTGGAGACCGTCTCGATCAACGTGCATCACCACGCGGACCAGATGGTTTCGCATCTGAGCCAGCGCAACGATATCGAGGTCCTGATCTCGGATGAGCGGGCAGAGTTGATGAATTCCGGCGGCGGCCTTGCCAAGGGTTTGAAATTGCTGCCACCCGGCCCGGTTCTGGTCATGAATGCCGATCTTTTCTGGGTCGGCGAAGAGGTGGGACAGCTATCCAATCTGGAAAAGCTTTCGCGATTTTTCGAGCCCACGCGCATGGATATGGCGATGCTCTGCGTCGATATGGACCGCACCACCGGCCACAACGGAAAAAAGGACTTCAACCTCGCAGAAGACGGCCTTCTGACCCGTTATCAGGAAGGCGAGCCGCACTCGGTCGTCTATGCTGGCGCAATTGCGATGGATTCGCGGCTGCTCGACGACGCGCCCACCGACGCTTTCAATCTGAACATCTATTTCGACCGGGCCATTGCGAAAAACAGGCTTTTTGGCGTTTCCCTGGACGGTCAATGGATTACGGTCGGCACGCCGGATGCTATAGAGGATGCGGAGCGAACCATCGCTTCCACCCTATAG
- the tsaE gene encoding tRNA (adenosine(37)-N6)-threonylcarbamoyltransferase complex ATPase subunit type 1 TsaE, protein MTAETTYFSIHLADEAETIRLGEDLALVVKPGDAVALIGDLGAGKSTLARALIRAIADDAELEVPSPTFTIVQSYTLRFPVAHLDLYRLSDVSELDELGIDEMLSEGVCLIEWPEMAADVLPKNSTIILRLTHEGDGRLAMIEASPRHIARLQRVLAIRAFLEKNGKVNVSRRYFSGDAAYRTYELLREASHQYLLMDWQPQPHGPVLQNGKSYAEIVHLARTVEPFVAIDLYLQSEGFTAPEILAQDMEQGILLLEDMGRDGVLDATGQPVEERYVQSAACLAALHEKPALEKISLPNGVQHQVPPFDADAMKIEASLLVDWYLPHIHGGKPTDEGQRQAFFAVWDEVIAKLSDVETGLLLRDFHSPNIIWQNNKSGIQQVGIIDFQDAMIGPTAYDLASLVQDARVTISPDLQAKMMQRYLDIRRSNPNFDEKAFLKAFAIMSAQRNCKLVGIWVRLMKRDGKPGYMKHMPRTFTYLRDALAHPELKPLADWFVQAGIDLNSQ, encoded by the coding sequence ATGACCGCTGAGACGACCTATTTTTCCATCCATCTTGCCGATGAAGCCGAGACGATCCGTCTCGGTGAAGACCTGGCGCTTGTCGTCAAACCCGGCGATGCGGTGGCGTTGATCGGCGATCTAGGCGCCGGGAAATCGACGCTCGCCCGCGCGCTGATCCGGGCTATTGCGGATGATGCAGAGCTTGAAGTTCCAAGTCCCACCTTCACCATCGTCCAATCCTATACCTTGCGGTTTCCGGTCGCGCATCTCGATCTCTACCGTCTTTCAGACGTCTCGGAACTGGATGAGCTCGGTATCGATGAAATGCTGTCGGAGGGCGTTTGCCTGATCGAATGGCCCGAGATGGCGGCGGATGTTCTTCCCAAAAACTCCACCATTATCCTGCGGCTGACCCATGAGGGCGACGGTCGCCTTGCGATGATTGAGGCATCCCCTCGCCATATCGCACGGCTTCAACGCGTGCTGGCCATTCGGGCGTTTCTGGAAAAGAACGGCAAGGTCAATGTCTCTCGGCGTTACTTCAGCGGGGACGCGGCCTATCGTACCTATGAATTGTTGCGCGAGGCGAGCCATCAATATCTGCTGATGGACTGGCAACCTCAGCCGCACGGTCCTGTTCTTCAAAATGGCAAATCATACGCTGAGATCGTGCATCTTGCCCGCACCGTCGAGCCTTTCGTTGCAATCGATCTTTATCTCCAGAGTGAAGGCTTCACCGCACCGGAAATACTGGCGCAGGATATGGAACAAGGCATTCTGCTTCTCGAAGATATGGGTCGCGACGGCGTACTCGATGCTACGGGCCAGCCTGTCGAAGAGCGCTATGTTCAAAGTGCGGCTTGCCTGGCCGCGCTGCATGAAAAACCTGCGCTAGAGAAAATCAGCTTGCCCAACGGCGTGCAACATCAGGTTCCGCCGTTCGACGCAGATGCGATGAAGATTGAGGCTTCTCTCTTGGTCGATTGGTATCTGCCCCATATCCACGGCGGAAAACCGACCGATGAAGGGCAAAGACAAGCGTTTTTTGCCGTCTGGGATGAAGTCATCGCAAAGCTTTCCGATGTCGAAACCGGCCTTCTGCTGCGTGACTTTCATTCGCCGAACATCATCTGGCAGAATAATAAATCCGGCATCCAACAAGTGGGTATCATCGACTTTCAGGATGCGATGATCGGCCCGACCGCTTACGATCTCGCCTCTCTGGTGCAGGACGCGCGCGTGACGATATCGCCGGATTTACAGGCGAAAATGATGCAGCGCTATCTCGATATCCGCCGCAGTAACCCGAATTTCGATGAAAAGGCGTTCCTCAAGGCCTTCGCGATCATGTCGGCGCAACGCAATTGCAAGCTGGTCGGCATCTGGGTTCGGCTGATGAAGCGTGACGGCAAGCCGGGCTATATGAAGCACATGCCGCGCACCTTCACCTATCTGCGCGACGCCCTTGCTCATCCGGAACTCAAGCCACTTGCCGACTGGTTTGTTCAAGCAGGTATAGACCTCAACTCCCAATGA
- the ahcY gene encoding adenosylhomocysteinase, which yields MSADKDYIVADINLADYGRKELDIAETEMPGLMSCRSEFGTSKPLKGARISGSLHMTIQTAVLIETLKELGADIRWASCNIFSTQDHAAAAIAAAGIPVFAVKGESLTEYWEYTDKIFQWADGGVSNMILDDGGDATMYILLGARAEAGEDVLSNPGSEEEEILVAQIKKRLAASPGWFTKQRDAIKGVTEETTTGVHRLYDLSKKGLLPFPAINVNDSVTKSKFDNKYGCKESLVDGIRRATDVMMAGKVAVVCGYGDVGKGSAASLQGAGARVKVTEIDPICALQAAMDGFEVVRLEDVVASADIFITTTGNKDVIRIEHMREMKDMAIVGNIGHFDNEIQVAALKNLKWTNIKPQVDMIEFAKGNRMILLSEGRLLNLGNATGHPSFVMSASFTNQVLGQIELFTKQGEYKNDVYVLPKHLDEKVARLHLEKLGVKLTELSDVQADYIGVDKQGPFKAEHYRY from the coding sequence ATGAGCGCTGACAAGGACTACATCGTCGCCGACATCAACCTTGCCGACTACGGTCGCAAGGAACTGGATATTGCCGAAACCGAAATGCCGGGCCTGATGTCCTGCCGTTCCGAATTCGGTACGAGCAAGCCGCTCAAGGGCGCGCGCATCTCCGGTTCGCTGCATATGACGATCCAGACCGCCGTTCTGATCGAGACCCTGAAGGAACTCGGCGCCGACATTCGCTGGGCATCCTGCAACATCTTCTCCACGCAGGATCACGCTGCCGCTGCCATCGCAGCTGCTGGCATTCCGGTTTTTGCAGTCAAGGGTGAAAGCCTTACCGAATATTGGGAATACACCGACAAAATCTTCCAGTGGGCCGATGGCGGCGTTTCCAACATGATCTTGGACGATGGTGGCGATGCGACCATGTACATCCTTCTCGGTGCACGCGCCGAAGCTGGCGAAGACGTTCTCTCCAACCCCGGTTCGGAAGAAGAAGAAATCCTCGTCGCCCAGATCAAGAAGCGCCTTGCAGCGTCTCCGGGCTGGTTCACCAAGCAGCGCGATGCCATCAAGGGCGTTACCGAAGAAACCACCACGGGCGTTCACCGTCTTTACGATCTCAGCAAGAAGGGTCTTCTCCCCTTCCCGGCCATCAACGTTAATGACAGCGTTACCAAGTCGAAGTTCGACAACAAGTACGGCTGCAAGGAATCGCTGGTGGACGGTATCCGTCGCGCAACCGACGTGATGATGGCTGGCAAGGTTGCCGTCGTCTGCGGTTATGGCGATGTGGGCAAGGGTTCTGCTGCTTCGCTGCAGGGTGCGGGCGCACGCGTCAAGGTCACCGAAATCGATCCGATCTGCGCGCTTCAGGCCGCCATGGATGGCTTCGAAGTCGTTCGTCTGGAAGACGTCGTTGCGTCTGCCGACATCTTCATCACCACCACCGGCAACAAGGATGTCATCCGCATCGAGCATATGCGCGAGATGAAGGACATGGCAATCGTCGGCAATATCGGCCATTTCGATAACGAAATTCAGGTCGCTGCGCTGAAGAACCTCAAGTGGACCAACATCAAGCCTCAGGTCGACATGATCGAGTTTGCCAAGGGCAACCGCATGATCCTGCTCTCCGAAGGCCGCCTGCTGAACCTCGGCAATGCTACCGGTCATCCGTCCTTCGTCATGTCCGCCTCCTTCACCAATCAGGTGCTGGGCCAGATCGAGCTCTTCACCAAGCAGGGCGAGTACAAGAACGACGTTTACGTGCTGCCGAAGCACCTCGATGAAAAAGTCGCACGCCTTCACCTTGAGAAGCTGGGCGTGAAGCTGACCGAACTTTCTGACGTCCAGGCAGATTATATTGGCGTCGATAAGCAGGGTCCGTTTAAGGCTGAACACTACAGATATTGA
- a CDS encoding PAS domain-containing sensor histidine kinase produces MDAGSDEAPVLGRMRSKLAFMAAGVRRKVCALSALLAGTALSGFSSVAQAQDGTMLQRGERLFSSSETITYSLVIGIISATLFSIVWLVRQRGNIESEVNEYRTALSEAQNKISKYEALISDKSRRIVVWENAGERPEFIGQLPIETGVPSADSDFLAFGRWLRPASAAPLEKAIEKLRSHAQSFDLTIETQRGEVIEVQGRVSGGKAFARFIALNNMRAELAELKVERERLLTSMSTFQELLDSIEQPVWRRNADGELIWVNHAYAQAVDAATPQQTIEEQRELLNTVTRQKIRASATPESPYHDRISTVVSGNRTFFDVVDIKTPSGSAGIAIDASDAETISEELKRTLKSHAETLDHLGTPVAIFDGQQRLQFYNQAFVSLWGLDLVLLESKPDNSELLDRLRSAGKLPEQLSWKSWKETALSVYRSLDTKTDLWHLPNGQTLRVIATAHPQGGATWVFENLTEQVDLQTRYNTLVKVQGETIDHLAEGVAVFGADGRIRLSNPAFRALWAITADDAEAGKHIRSIEAACAQSYEKPDGWRAFSQFITSFDDERLSKQGTLELLSGLVLDYAVIPLPDAQTMLTFVNMTDSVRAERALKEKNEALRKADELKNDFVQHVSYELRSPLTNIIGFTDLLKTPGMGDLNDRQSEYLDHISTSSSVLLTIVNDILDLATVDAGIMHLNYTENDLNELLDDVSVQITDRLQESGVSLEIVAPAHLGSIIADHQRLKQILLKLLTNATNFAPEGTAIRLTCQRTEGDFIFSVADQGPGIPEDMLQTVFDRFATHSNGGRRSGAGLGLSIVESFVSLHHGNVTLESRAGEGTVVTCRIPSGARPQSIAAE; encoded by the coding sequence ATGGACGCGGGCAGCGACGAGGCGCCCGTTCTTGGACGAATGCGCTCAAAGCTCGCTTTCATGGCGGCCGGTGTGCGCCGGAAGGTCTGCGCCCTTTCCGCCCTGCTGGCAGGAACTGCGCTGAGCGGCTTTTCCTCTGTCGCACAGGCACAGGATGGCACGATGCTGCAGAGGGGCGAACGTCTCTTCTCGTCCAGCGAAACCATCACCTATTCGCTCGTCATCGGCATCATATCCGCGACGCTGTTTTCCATCGTCTGGCTGGTGCGCCAGCGCGGAAACATCGAGAGCGAAGTCAACGAGTACCGGACCGCACTTTCCGAAGCGCAAAACAAGATTTCCAAATACGAAGCGCTGATTTCCGATAAATCCCGCCGCATCGTGGTTTGGGAAAACGCCGGTGAGCGTCCCGAGTTCATTGGTCAGCTTCCCATCGAAACAGGCGTTCCGTCTGCCGATTCCGATTTCCTTGCCTTCGGTCGCTGGCTGCGCCCGGCCTCTGCCGCTCCATTGGAAAAGGCCATCGAAAAGCTTCGCAGCCATGCGCAGAGCTTCGATCTGACGATTGAAACGCAACGGGGCGAAGTCATCGAAGTTCAGGGGCGGGTCTCCGGCGGTAAAGCCTTTGCCCGTTTCATCGCGCTCAACAATATGCGCGCCGAACTGGCGGAGCTCAAAGTGGAGCGGGAGCGTCTGCTGACCTCCATGTCCACATTTCAGGAACTTCTCGATTCCATCGAGCAGCCCGTCTGGCGCAGAAATGCCGATGGCGAGCTGATCTGGGTCAATCATGCCTATGCGCAGGCCGTCGATGCAGCGACACCGCAACAGACGATTGAAGAACAGCGTGAGCTGCTGAACACCGTTACACGACAGAAAATCCGCGCCAGCGCTACACCCGAATCACCCTATCACGACCGGATTTCGACGGTCGTTTCCGGTAACAGAACCTTCTTCGACGTGGTCGATATCAAGACGCCGAGTGGGTCGGCTGGTATCGCAATCGACGCATCGGATGCAGAGACGATCAGCGAAGAGCTGAAGCGGACGCTGAAGAGCCATGCTGAGACGCTGGATCATCTGGGAACGCCGGTCGCGATCTTCGACGGGCAGCAGCGTTTGCAGTTCTACAATCAGGCTTTCGTCAGCCTGTGGGGGCTGGATCTCGTTCTTCTGGAATCCAAGCCGGACAATTCCGAACTTCTGGATCGCCTCCGCTCCGCAGGAAAGCTGCCGGAACAGCTAAGCTGGAAAAGCTGGAAGGAAACCGCCCTTTCCGTCTACCGCTCGCTGGATACAAAGACCGACCTCTGGCATCTGCCGAACGGACAGACGCTGCGCGTCATCGCGACGGCGCATCCGCAGGGCGGCGCCACCTGGGTTTTCGAGAACCTCACAGAACAGGTGGATTTGCAGACGCGTTACAATACGCTGGTCAAGGTTCAAGGCGAGACAATCGACCACCTAGCCGAAGGCGTTGCCGTGTTCGGCGCAGATGGGCGTATCCGCCTGTCCAACCCCGCCTTCCGTGCGCTTTGGGCCATCACTGCGGACGATGCAGAGGCGGGCAAGCACATTCGTTCCATCGAAGCGGCCTGTGCGCAATCCTATGAAAAGCCGGATGGATGGCGGGCTTTCAGCCAGTTTATCACTAGCTTCGATGACGAGCGCCTTTCGAAACAGGGAACGCTCGAGCTTCTTTCCGGCCTCGTACTGGATTACGCCGTGATCCCGTTGCCCGATGCGCAGACCATGCTCACCTTCGTCAATATGACCGACAGCGTGCGGGCAGAGCGCGCCTTGAAGGAAAAGAACGAGGCGCTGCGCAAGGCCGACGAGTTGAAGAACGATTTCGTTCAGCACGTCTCTTACGAGCTGCGCTCACCACTGACCAATATTATCGGCTTCACCGATCTGTTGAAAACGCCCGGCATGGGCGATCTCAACGACCGTCAGTCGGAATATCTCGATCATATTTCGACGTCTTCCTCGGTTCTGCTGACGATCGTGAACGATATTCTCGATCTCGCGACAGTCGATGCCGGCATCATGCATCTGAACTATACAGAAAACGATCTGAACGAGTTGCTGGACGACGTATCGGTGCAGATCACGGATCGTCTTCAGGAAAGCGGCGTATCGCTTGAAATCGTTGCGCCTGCCCATCTTGGTTCGATCATTGCAGATCATCAGCGCCTCAAACAGATTCTCCTGAAGCTCCTGACAAATGCTACGAATTTTGCCCCGGAAGGCACGGCGATCCGCCTGACCTGCCAGAGGACCGAGGGTGATTTCATATTCTCCGTTGCCGATCAGGGGCCGGGAATTCCCGAAGACATGCTGCAAACGGTGTTTGATCGTTTCGCGACCCACAGCAATGGTGGCAGGCGCAGTGGTGCAGGCCTTGGCCTTTCCATTGTGGAAAGTTTCGTCAGCCTGCACCACGGCAATGTCACGCTAGAAAGCCGCGCCGGTGAAGGCACCGTCGTCACCTGCCGCATTCCTTCCGGCGCCCGCCCGCAATCCATCGCCGCAGAATGA